A single genomic interval of Brevibacillus brevis harbors:
- a CDS encoding DUF6220 domain-containing protein — protein sequence MEVRKMAATSSSLPAAAQYARLGFRILNVLFSICVAVQVFLAGLALFVDSTQWRMHGNFAMYFAPIPVLLFILSFPAILPKGIKIQNLVLIGLTLLIFATAVFSEKIGFAAAAHPVISLGLFWNSMLIMREMTKTKE from the coding sequence ATGGAAGTACGCAAAATGGCCGCAACAAGCTCTTCGCTGCCGGCAGCCGCTCAATACGCACGGTTAGGTTTTAGAATATTGAACGTGCTTTTTTCGATCTGCGTCGCGGTACAGGTGTTCTTGGCTGGACTCGCGCTGTTCGTAGATTCGACTCAATGGAGGATGCACGGTAATTTCGCCATGTACTTCGCGCCTATCCCCGTATTGTTGTTTATATTGTCTTTTCCGGCCATACTGCCCAAGGGCATAAAAATTCAGAATTTGGTACTGATCGGCCTAACCCTTTTGATCTTCGCGACGGCTGTCTTCTCGGAAAAAATCGGATTCGCGGCAGCGGCACATCCCGTCATCTCGCTAGGCTTGTTCTGGAACTCGATGTTGATTATGAGGGAAATGACGAAAACGAAAGAATAG
- a CDS encoding VOC family protein — protein MRIIELELKTTRLAEMKVFYTERLGFVLADITEHSITIVTGGTRLTFVHEEEGSLPPSYHLAMNIPENQIREAKSWLLAKGCQVLSAAPLPFAGIQANEDIAYFEGTDAHAFYFEDPSGNLVELIARHRMDNASTEPFDHESILNVSEIGFPLRGSVSEAIQRLDSRFDVMPYNGDGKTFQMLGDEHGMFILGDMAIGWYPSMKIPEVHPIRMTILDPKEGEFQLDPYPYFIRAVSERPV, from the coding sequence ATGAGAATCATCGAATTGGAACTGAAAACTACCCGGTTAGCTGAAATGAAGGTGTTCTACACAGAAAGACTTGGATTTGTTTTAGCAGATATAACGGAACATTCAATCACGATCGTTACCGGGGGAACGCGATTGACTTTCGTTCACGAGGAGGAGGGAAGCTTACCGCCGTCCTACCATTTGGCAATGAATATCCCCGAGAACCAAATTCGCGAAGCGAAAAGTTGGCTTCTGGCCAAAGGCTGTCAGGTGCTTTCCGCTGCGCCCCTTCCCTTCGCAGGAATCCAGGCAAACGAAGATATCGCTTATTTCGAAGGAACGGATGCGCATGCCTTCTATTTCGAAGATCCTTCGGGGAATCTGGTGGAGCTCATCGCTCGGCATCGAATGGACAATGCCTCAACAGAGCCTTTTGATCACGAATCCATTCTGAATGTCAGCGAGATCGGCTTTCCGCTTCGCGGCAGCGTATCGGAGGCAATTCAGCGCCTAGATTCTCGATTTGACGTCATGCCTTATAACGGGGACGGAAAGACGTTTCAGATGCTCGGTGACGAGCACGGAATGTTCATCCTTGGGGATATGGCCATCGGGTGGTATCCTTCGATGAAGATTCCGGAAGTTCACCCTATTCGAATGACGATTCTCGATCCTAAAGAAGGGGAGTTTCAATTGGATCCGTACCCCTACTTCATTCGCGCTGTTTCCGAAAGGCCAGTCTAA
- a CDS encoding RNA polymerase sigma-70 factor — protein MDTEQLYQTYRMLLFSLAYRMLGSVMDAEDIVQDAFLALSQLPMDANIRNEKAYLCKIVTNRCLNLLQSSAKQREVYVGTWLPEPLVHLEGVSLDPSEIYQQRETISTAYLMLLQQLSAVERAVFLLREMFQYPYDEIANMVGKSSFNCRQIFHRAKKGIRHEPPDLATSTVTETQVRQFIQSVIAGDANSLLQLLSPDAVHYTDGGGKAPAAQRPVVGVSRVIPFYMQWMDWFGRPDSHYSYIITTVNGSPGIVMMIGGRIAYVYSFEASDNRIHSIYAVANPDKLKYLEEAVR, from the coding sequence ATGGACACGGAACAACTATATCAAACCTATCGGATGTTATTGTTCTCACTGGCGTATCGAATGTTGGGAAGCGTCATGGATGCGGAAGACATCGTACAGGATGCTTTCCTGGCGTTGAGTCAATTGCCTATGGACGCAAATATCCGGAACGAAAAGGCATACTTGTGCAAAATCGTAACGAACCGTTGCCTGAACCTGTTGCAATCGTCCGCGAAACAACGGGAAGTTTACGTGGGGACCTGGTTGCCGGAGCCACTCGTGCATCTTGAAGGCGTAAGCTTGGACCCTTCTGAAATTTATCAACAAAGGGAAACGATCTCAACGGCCTATTTGATGCTTTTGCAACAGCTAAGCGCGGTCGAGCGGGCAGTGTTTCTCCTGCGGGAAATGTTTCAATATCCGTACGATGAAATTGCCAACATGGTGGGGAAAAGCAGCTTCAATTGCAGGCAAATTTTCCATCGGGCCAAGAAAGGTATCCGCCATGAACCGCCGGACTTAGCAACGAGCACCGTTACGGAGACGCAAGTGCGGCAATTCATCCAAAGCGTGATCGCGGGCGATGCAAACAGCCTGTTGCAGTTGCTGTCTCCTGACGCCGTCCATTATACAGATGGAGGTGGCAAGGCGCCGGCTGCACAGCGGCCCGTCGTCGGAGTGTCACGAGTCATTCCGTTTTATATGCAATGGATGGATTGGTTCGGGCGTCCTGACAGCCACTATTCCTATATAATCACGACGGTGAACGGAAGCCCGGGAATCGTAATGATGATCGGCGGACGTATTGCTTACGTTTACTCGTTCGAGGCTTCGGACAATAGGATTCATTCCATCTATGCAGTTGCAAATCCTGACAAACTCAAGTATCTGGAGGAGGCTGTAAGATGA
- a CDS encoding phytoene desaturase family protein — protein sequence MVAKYDVAVVGGGIAGLTAALYLARGRKRVVVLESQNQMGGRAITNKKDGIRFNLGSHALYAGDAYDIFRELNLNPDIFRKVDEFTPYGIWKEQVHPFPAAVSSLLKTPLLTVADKYRFGAILLKILKLDTATIPHMSLRDWMEEHVGSPMVRHLLYVLARGGTYVQAPDLQVAGPLFRQMQRSITGVYYLKKGWGSLIEEMCSEARRLGVVVATGRKVNIVEHDVGRVQRVRCENGETIEVPYVILTTSPQIASRLVPSVELTSLQTWEQQAIPITAACLDIGLRRLPVPQHQFVYGIDQPVLMINQSRIKGLELSENDDVQVFQLIKFQVQGSDAQGDRRQLEQAMDLVHPGWRREVVAEQYLPKMTVVHDFPHMKRVENPGPAVPQIKGLYVAGDWVSHGEYLAGGAAASAKRASLHILAH from the coding sequence ATGGTTGCAAAGTATGATGTGGCCGTTGTTGGTGGAGGTATTGCCGGACTGACCGCAGCTCTTTATTTAGCAAGAGGAAGAAAACGCGTCGTAGTTTTGGAAAGTCAGAATCAGATGGGGGGAAGGGCAATCACGAACAAGAAGGACGGAATACGCTTCAATTTGGGTTCGCATGCACTCTATGCCGGGGATGCGTACGACATTTTCCGGGAATTAAACTTAAATCCGGATATTTTTCGAAAAGTCGACGAGTTCACCCCGTACGGAATTTGGAAAGAGCAGGTGCACCCTTTTCCGGCTGCGGTCAGTTCGCTGCTTAAGACTCCCTTGTTAACGGTGGCGGACAAATACAGGTTCGGAGCCATCCTCTTGAAGATCCTCAAACTTGACACGGCCACGATTCCACACATGAGTCTGCGCGACTGGATGGAGGAGCACGTGGGAAGCCCGATGGTACGTCATCTTCTGTACGTACTGGCCCGAGGAGGAACATACGTGCAAGCTCCGGATTTACAAGTGGCGGGACCCTTGTTCAGACAGATGCAACGTTCCATCACGGGAGTGTATTATTTGAAGAAAGGCTGGGGATCCCTGATCGAGGAAATGTGTTCGGAAGCACGTCGGCTGGGCGTGGTAGTGGCTACAGGTAGGAAAGTCAACATCGTTGAGCATGATGTCGGACGGGTGCAACGAGTTCGCTGCGAGAATGGCGAAACGATTGAGGTTCCCTACGTGATCCTGACGACATCGCCGCAGATAGCGAGCAGGCTGGTTCCATCTGTCGAACTGACTTCGTTGCAGACGTGGGAGCAGCAGGCCATTCCGATCACGGCCGCTTGTTTGGATATTGGGCTCCGTCGACTTCCTGTACCACAGCATCAATTCGTCTACGGCATCGATCAACCGGTCCTTATGATCAACCAATCACGAATCAAAGGGCTAGAGCTCAGCGAGAACGATGACGTTCAAGTGTTTCAATTGATCAAGTTCCAAGTGCAAGGAAGCGATGCGCAAGGAGACCGCAGACAACTTGAGCAAGCAATGGATCTCGTTCATCCCGGTTGGAGACGAGAAGTGGTGGCGGAGCAGTATTTGCCCAAGATGACGGTCGTTCATGACTTTCCACATATGAAGCGGGTCGAGAATCCGGGTCCTGCCGTCCCTCAGATCAAGGGCTTGTACGTGGCTGGAGATTGGGTGTCACACGGTGAATATTTGGCAGGCGGGGCGGCAGCAAGCGCGAAGCGAGCTTCCCTCCATATTCTCGCTCACTAA
- a CDS encoding AraC family transcriptional regulator: MALVESLQKAIDYMEEHLLEQLTIKVISKQANLSPFHFQRTFMILTDLTVGDYLRRRRLTLAAQELTSTVCKIIDLAYKYGYETPEAFSKAFRKQHGITPSEARKGIGKLQSYNRLTIQVSLKGAEPMNYRIVEREAFQVVGVKRIFPCGEKAEGPGIPEFWAEVNINGTANQLIQMLNGEIKGLLGMSIYKEEISTTDYWIAAEHVGDVPEGFAYFDFPPSKWVVFEVQGEFPTSIVNTWKQIYLEWIPSNGYMLAELPAIEAYISPDLNSPNSTNEIWLAVK; encoded by the coding sequence ATGGCATTGGTCGAATCATTGCAGAAGGCAATCGATTACATGGAAGAACATTTGCTAGAGCAACTGACGATTAAAGTGATTTCCAAACAGGCGAATCTATCTCCTTTTCATTTTCAACGCACCTTTATGATATTGACAGATTTAACTGTCGGTGATTACCTCCGGCGACGCCGTTTAACGTTAGCGGCACAAGAGTTAACCAGCACGGTATGTAAAATTATCGACCTTGCCTATAAGTACGGCTATGAAACTCCCGAAGCTTTTTCAAAAGCTTTCCGTAAACAGCATGGCATTACTCCAAGTGAAGCTCGAAAAGGGATCGGAAAGCTGCAATCTTATAACCGCCTGACGATTCAGGTGAGTTTGAAAGGAGCAGAACCCATGAACTACCGCATTGTTGAAAGAGAGGCTTTCCAGGTAGTAGGCGTAAAACGGATATTTCCTTGCGGCGAGAAGGCGGAAGGTCCGGGTATTCCAGAATTTTGGGCTGAAGTGAATATAAACGGAACGGCCAACCAGTTGATTCAAATGCTCAACGGTGAGATAAAAGGTTTATTGGGGATGAGCATCTATAAAGAAGAGATAAGCACGACTGATTACTGGATTGCTGCTGAACATGTCGGAGATGTGCCGGAAGGTTTCGCGTATTTTGATTTCCCTCCATCGAAATGGGTAGTTTTTGAGGTGCAGGGGGAATTTCCGACCTCAATTGTAAATACTTGGAAACAGATCTATTTGGAATGGATCCCTTCTAACGGATATATGCTTGCTGAACTTCCGGCTATAGAGGCTTATATTAGTCCCGATCTCAATAGTCCGAATTCCACGAATGAAATCTGGCTTGCCGTTAAATAA